Proteins encoded by one window of Rutidosis leptorrhynchoides isolate AG116_Rl617_1_P2 chromosome 7, CSIRO_AGI_Rlap_v1, whole genome shotgun sequence:
- the LOC139860381 gene encoding uncharacterized protein — protein sequence MCQSQPKIGDISSATSIASQTLSDMRLVSDGPMKKTDELALMRPMCKGLCLAVVEETKCKLVKDSWVDYLWGSSNSNYVVKHAAGRSGRMLMIWDSGVFKVNQDVEGEFFIAIKGKLMGFDCETVTVNVYGPHSDEKRKYFGQVSMSYCNLIMWLGFSAAILMSKLDRFLVSDVFAQLWEDLSVITLDRKLSDHSPILLRNGRVDFGPKPVRIFDSWLEEKGVDEIISEAWHKSVTSTRHPQLVDENNSWELEAERRVLSDSERQRWLSVRGKWVEKDRNKRCMLRQKARLKWAIEGDENSNFNASKISQDDVVALEDPFKEEEVWDAIKDCGVSKAPGRDGFTFKFYRKFWWLIKDDLMRALHWFRDRPISLIGSYYKIISKVLSNWLKGVISKLIGVEKSAFVKGRSILDSILIANEIVDDADRFINADRV from the exons ATGTGCCAAAGCCAACCAAAGATTGGCGACATTAGTAGTGCCACGTCAATAGCTAGCCAAACGTTG AGTGATATGCGATTAGTGAGTGATGGGCCGATGAAAAAAACTGATGAGCTGGCGTTGATGCGACCAATGTGTAAAGGGTTGTGCTTAGCAGTGGTCGAA GAAACTAAATGCAAATTGGTCAAAGACAGTTGGGTAGACTACTTGTGGGGTTCCTCAAACTCCAATTATGTTGTTAAGCACGCTGCTGGAAGATCCGGGAGGATGCTCATGATTTGGGACTCCGGCGTTTTCAAGGTTAATCAGGATGTTGAAGGTGAGTTTTTTATTGCAATAAAAGGTAAACTAATGGGTTTCGATTGTGAAACTGTTACTGTTAACGTGTATGGTCCACATAGCGACGAAAAAAGAAAATATTTTGGGCAAGTATCGATGAGCTACTGCAATTTGATAATGTGGCTTGGGTTCTCTGCGGCGATTTTAATGAG TAAATTAGATCGCTTTCTTGTCTCGGACGTATTTGCACAACTTTGGGAGGATTTATCTGTGATCACACTTGATAGGAAGTTATCTGACCATTCACCCATTCTTCTTAGGAATGGTCGGGTTGATTTTGGTCCAAAGCCAGTACGCATTTTCGACTCATGGCTCGAAGAGAAAGGGGTTGATGAAATCATATCAGAGGCCTGGCATAAATCGGTTACAAGCACCAG ACATCCTCAACTAGTGGATGAAAATAACTCGTGGGAGCTAGAAGCAGAACGTAGGGTGTTGAGTGATTCCGAAAGACAGAGATGGTTATCTGTAAGAGGAAAGTGGGTGGAAAAAGATAGAAATAAACGTTGTATGTTAAGGCAAAAGGCAAGGCTAAAATGGGCAATCGAGGGTGACGAGAATTCGAA TTTCAATGCCTCGAAAATTTCACAAGATGATGTGGTTGCTCTCGAAGATCCTTTTAAAGAAGAGGAAGTTTGGGATGCGATTAAAGATTGTGGGGTTTCGAAAGCCCCAGGACGGGATGGTTTCACTTTCAAATTCTACAGAAAATTCTGGTGGCTTATAAAAGATGACTTAATGCGAGCTCTACACTGGTTCAGGGATCG ACCGATTAGTCTCATCGGAAGTTACTACAAGATAATCTCAAAAGTCCTCTCCAATTGGCTTAAAGGTGTCATTTCCAAACTTATTGGTGTGGAGAAAAGCGCCTTCGTCAAAGGGAGATCGATTCTAGATAGTATCCTCATAGCGAATGAAATCGTGGATGATGCTGATCGGTTCATAAATGCCGATCGTGTTTGA